TTCTTAATTTACTATTAAATTTGAggtgaaatgatcatttttgtttctttttgtgaACTATTAACAATGTTTCTCCCaaatctcaaataaaaatattgtttctatttgcagaaaaaaacgggtgaaaataacagaaaagatgctctgtatttttcagacctcaaatactgcaaagaaaacaagttcatattcacttttaagcaacacaacagttatACTGGAAAATTTGTATTTcggaaaaattaaaaaatattttttaatgtgataacctggatttttatcacagttttcatgcgtcttgtcatgctttcACATTTCTAttagatgactttgtcactcctgaggtttgagcttgttgaaattcaacagacactggattgGAATGAACACAatgcatctagaaatgctgattaaatgaatatttggaatggtctcttaacttTTTCCCACAGCTGTATATATTTTAGGAGTATATCTTTAGTATTTTAAATAGAGGAACACAAAATGTTGTGTGAACTGCTTATTTTAAACTACATATACGCTTACAACTGTAAATTATCTGACCATGCATGTGGCACATTTCAGTTGGTCGATTTTAATGAACTACAAAGTTTCTGATTAGCAAGGACACTCTCAGAGTCGCCGATTAGGTTTTATGACCGGAGTCCCAAAACGTGAGgtttaaatacagcaacaaaAGACATTTACTTAGGCTACATAAAGACAAAAGGTTGTGCTTGTCAGAAGTGGGATTCGAACCCACGCCTCCAGAGGAGACTGCGACCTGAACGCAGCGCCTTAGACCGCTCGGCCATCCTGACACATCGTTACAAgttaacaaaataaacagaaaatgacACACAGTGTGTTACAATGAAACATAATTCcataacacaaaaatgtgttaataattaacacatcttttttaagagtggtgttgttattattattagtaacgTTAGTAGTATTATCTTATTTTTATCACTATGGttaatattgttgttattattattgttgttgacATTCTTAATATTATTATCTCTGCGTGTATTACTTTAATATATAACCCTATTGTGAGAACAAATGTATACAGACAGGAAAAAACTAGTGATACGGTAAATGATAACATtataatatgaagagtttggttccaaaatgaaatcatgttttttattatgttatcatgttttattgtgtcagttagctgtattttttttagttattgtggCTTACACCGTgactacaccggacgcggcgcgaCGCAACACACAGCTTGCCTTGTTCTAACACTGGGTTCAAACCAAACGCGAATAAAGCGTGTTGCGctagtaaattacatacaaagtcaatgcaaggACGCGCAAGATacgaactcgcggcaggcggtgCGATTGCCGCGAATGcgcgtcaatctcgtcttccgccaaggttgaaaatatttgtcagatataTTTGTCAGATATTTTCACTAACGCGAAAATAACGAAAATTTCCAgagagtaataaagagcgtggaacacGATTGTTCACGTTTGGTGTGAATCCAGCATAATGGGattccagtgtggacaaaattttaaattataatgggttctaatgcgttctattgtctcttgacGCGTCGCATGgcgccgcatccggtgtagacacggtgttaaatcaaaacaaaccaactgcagtttgattgatattaattggaatgcacaataaaaaaacatgatttttaatttttttttaaaacggagtttggatccaaactcttcatattttaaatgaagtaTAAATCCTGCGTCACAGTCAAAGAGAACGCTGTCGTCGTAGTCGCAGAAACAATTCGtcagatatttacatttagcttATATTCACAGTAAATAATACAACTATTAAAACGCTATTTCTACTTAATTTGTAACCTTTTAAAACTATCTTATGCAAAAAAAACTGTTTGCGTGTCCTCACTCGAAAACCCTGAACTAATGTGAAGCATTACGAAGGAGCTCAAGCTGTTATAAACGCGATCATTCCTGCTCTCTTCAGTCCTGTCTGAGTGTAACTTAGATTATTGGAAATGGTGATGAGATCCGAGAACATTATTGTCATAATTGAGATACGAATGTAGGCACACAAGCTCTCAAACGACAAACACTCGATGTGTTCAGGAAACGAGTTCTGTCACATCTTGAAATTTGCTCTAAAGGTAGTCGTTTTGCCCAAACCTGATAAACATTGCTGCTCATAATTACACACATTAATGAGATGTAGgtagattttatattttaataccaGATTTGCCATTTCCCTTgacttatttatgtttttgtgatgAGTTCTCACCGCAACACTGTGTATGATACACATATGCAGGACAACCGATTAAGAAGCCCACTGTCTTATGTACAAAAGAACACCTTCACATCTTGTTTTGTTACCATACAGTCCCTGGTCTCGACGTTTGGATGCCGTCTCACTAGACATCCGATCTCAGACTCACTCTAAGTGGTTGGGGGTGGCCTTTTCGATGGATTCCGCATTGTCAGCTAAATTGTACGTCAATGGCACCGCCATATTGGGGAGGGCAAACTGTCCTTAAACCACATATAAGTGAACAAGTGAACTGATAAGCTGTGTTCTTTCTggataatacaaaaataacgtttacatttatCAACCTATTTTAATACTGTACGATCTACGTGGATAAAAAAAGATGTTCTGTCTCCGTTTACTATTTTACTGAGATAACGTATATTTTGTAATAAGAATTTAATTATTGAAACCATCTAAAAAGTGTACAGTAAACGTTATTGAGGTTTTATGCAGAAAATCATCTGCGTCTCTgtttatttgtatgtgtttatgtgaaCTCAAGCCCTTCCCAACATGGCGGCGCCGTTGACACATCGCAGCAACGGACCAAAGCGCCCTCATGCGGCGACCCGGTCGCATTCTAGCACGAACATTTACTTACTGTGTAGTGTGCACGTCTATGTCTGACGCCGATTTTTCAACAGTTCGACAACCGTGCTAGTTCAGTATGTATTACCTTTACGTTTTTCGTTAAGTTAAAATATTGACATATAGATGAAATGCATACATTCAGAGAACGCGTTTGGAAAGCGTGTAGTGTATTTATAAGCGTTAGATCTAAAGAAACCCCCCCACTGAACTATAAAGATACATCGAAAATAATttctgaaaagaaaaataaattgttattcgTCCCCAGTCCTCATATATAGATATTTGATCTTATAAATACGATTCTATTCAATGTtatgaatataaatgttattattaattgtcttttttttacagtgcaatattatttaaatacttgattGAAATGTAtacctgttgaaaaaaccagcacaTGCTGGTTAGTTAGGTTTTGAAGAATGGTAGGTGGTTTGTGCTACTGGTCATGAGCTAGtttaggaccagcttaaactagcacaaaccagctaccatgcttcaaaacctaaaTAACCAGCATGTGCTGGTTTTCTCAACAGGGTAATGTCATGGTTTCCTTATACAAGTCTATTATTCAAGctgtaacattttattgttacaGAGCAGTCATTGAAACTCATGGCCTCAGCACCGCCTCCAAACTTCTCGTGGGTGGATCCTGGTAAAGTGGCAGGATTGGCGATGCCCAGGATGACCGCTCACTATCAGTACCTGCTGAACAACGGCATCAAGCACCTGGTGAGCCTGAGCGAGCGCAAACCTCCATATCACGACACCTGTCCGGACCTGACCCTTCACCATATCAAAATACACGACTTCTGCTCCCCAACGTCTGACCAGATAAAGAGATTCTTGTCTGTAGTGGAGGAGGCCAATGCAAAGGGACAGGTGAATACCACCTTTGCTTTTAAATGCATAATGTTTTAGGCTGCATCAataaaaaacttatttttatctTGGGGGAAGCTAGAAAAACAGTTTGTTGTCTGAATGTGGTGTGGCAGGGAGTCGCGGTGCACTGTATGCATGGTTTAGGCAGGACGGGGACGATGCTCGCCTGCTACCTGGTGAAAAGCAGGAAAATGAGTGGAATTGTTGCTATAAATGAGATCCGAAGCATTCGACGAGGATCCATCGAAACCAGAGAACAAGAACAAACAGTGGTGCAGTTTTACCAgcaaaataaagtgtaaaataGGAATACGTTTCTATATGGTTcattttataatgttgataaataatgtactgtaaagcaataatatatatttataaactaTCCAACCTTTTGTTTCACATTTAATTGAGATTCAATATTGTCTGAAGTTACCACAGTTAAAGGTTGTTTTTTGTATTAAGTATTGATTACCGTCTGTATGActatggttttactgcaaataccatgaACGCTCACTCTTTTAGTGTTTTTTGCACTGTAACTTCAGCACGTCATATTTAAGAAGCTCTTTAGTCTGCTGCTGGTTCATCTTTTGATTTGTAAACTCAGGCCTTCTGTGCCTTGAAGTGTTTCGGTTTGTCCGCCAGAGGGCGCCCTTTCTATATTCTCCAAAGATTACCTTTATGTGTGCCTGTTTTTGTGAGATATAGAACACATTCACTTTGTGAATAAAGATTGAAGAAGGTTAATTGAAGATTATGTTTTTCACATCTcttaaaaaaatcctaaaacaGGAGCTAACTGTCACACAGAGATGGTGTCACACATATATCTCTGGAACTATGTTTTGGTTAATAATTGGTAAAATATTCACCAAACTTGCATATAAAATGGCCAACACACTTTTGCATAATAGCACGAGACTAAATGATGTCcttttaatatgaattaaatgaACTTTTCAATAAATTGCCTGGTATACACTAATACAACCCAAATTGTTCGGGGTTATTTTTAAGAacatgaaacatttctcaacgAGCATATCTGCACTGTTTCTTGGATTTGAAAATGACTTTCTAAGTTTTGAATCAGTTTCAAATAGTATCTTTGAAAAGCTCAAAGATTTCCACATGGTCTCCAACCACCTCGCActtcatttactgtaaatgcaaAGAGATAACACGACACAGACATGATGTCATGGTAATACTGTAATAAACGCTGCTTTGGAAATTGTAAAATGACTTAATTTGTGTCTGGAACAAGGACAATCCTTTAGTTTAGGTGAACAGGAAATAAATGCAATGCCATTTGGATTCAAGATCATATGtgattttaaaatcaactttattTTGGTGAGTGGAATGCGCTCAAAGCAGTGGATCCCTTTTACAATCCAGCCCAAAATGAGACTGTTTAAGACAACTCACTATTAAATCTAAGAGGCAATAGTAAAGTTTCTCTATATGAACTTTATTTGTGAATGTGATCTAATCAACCGACTCCATATCTTTATCTCTGATCTCTTGATGTTCTTCAGACAGTGTGTCGTCTGTCTCCTGTGCAAAGTTCTGCTGGATGTCGGCGTCTAAATCCCGAGTGACGTCTGTGCTCTCAGAACGCTCACAGCTGTCATCCTCGTACGCTTCTGGTGGCAGGTGACGGCGGATGGTGAAAGATGCAGCCAGCTCCTGAAGCCGAGCTTTCTCAGTCTTCAGACTGGCGAGCTCGTGGGTCAGAGGCGTCTCGGGCGCAGGGGACGAGCAGGTCGGTTGGGTAGGGGCATCTTGTGTGACCGCTTCTGTTGAGGGTACCACTTTCTCTTCCGTGGCTTCTGCATCTCCCACCGTCTCAGTAGAGACCGTCGTGTCGGCCGTAGACTTTTGAAGCTTCTCATGCAGGGTCTTTCTCTCATCCTGAAGCACCCTACAGAGCTTCTCCAGTTTCTGGGTCTTCAAGGTGTGGAGTTCAAACTCCTTCTCTTTAATGGCTTTCTGCACGAGAACACGACACGTTAGACATTTGGATGCAGAAGGATGGAAGGTTTGAGGAGACGAGCTACTCACATCTGTCACCATGTCAAGCAGAGCTTTATTACAGCCATCAAAACGGGACTTCCAGGTCACCGCCTCTTTCTCCAACTTTTTCATCTTCTTTGCCATCTGTGCGACAAAACAGCACGTGAACATGTAGGCTACACTAGACAGAACGAGCATGAAACGAACCCTGGTGTTGCGATCTTAAGAGTTTTATGTAAGCTGACAACTTTTGGCCCGCTGCCCGATGTACCCGATGGcatcatttgtatttatttcaagTTTGATGTCATTCATTAGTCTTTTCATTTAAAGCTTTATTAGCGTTTGTTAAAGCTGTACTTTTATCGTTTGTAGTTATTTTCGAGGCATTGCTTCACAAGATTTTAATTCCTTTGTAATAGATGTCACTTAAGCTTTGGTTTCGAGCGTTGCTGCGTGAAGATGCCTTCAAAAGTTCTCGTGAACTGAAAGCCACCAATTGTCCTCGCCTCAGTATTGTGACGCATTtccaagcaaaacaaaatattcaatgagaaaaaactgACGTCATTAGTGAAGAATCAACACTTAAGAGCGTAAGTACCTTTTCGGATTTTGTTTCAAGATGAAtgttatttatctatttattgtGGATTAAACCGATAAATTGCTTACTACAGTTGCCTTTCTAAAAAGTACATGCATGTTGAATGCCAAAATAATATCTTCGTATTGAATTTTAAGGATGTCAAATGGGTTTTATTAAAAGACCCAAAGTGAAAATGTGAATCCCATTGATTATATGAGAAATGAAAGACACGCACCTTATCCATGTCCTGTTTGAAGCTGGCGTACACACCAGTGCTCTTAGATACTGTTCCTTGAAATTCATCAAACTTCTCCGAATACAGAGCAAGCTAcagtacaaaaaaatcatttctttCACTTTAGAAAAAATAGGATTTAAGCAAGAACTAAGGATGGTAATATTTGATGTAAATGTACCTGggtcttcatgtcattctcttGTTCTCTCAGATGTTTAACCTGTAGTTTGGCTTCTGCAGTCTGCTTCAGTAACTACACGTGCCAAAAAACGCAGAAATGCATCTTTAGAGGTTTTTCACACATGACATTCCCTCAGAATATAAAACTCACATGTTCCTTCTCTAGTTTGTGTTTCTCCTGAGCAGCTTTAAGCAGCATGTTGGCCTGTGCGAGTTTCGTCTCCTGCAATTTCTGCTGCAGGTCTCTGTGCTTGAACACTTTCTCCAGATTCTGAACGACCAACAAAACATCtcagtcttaaagggacagttcacccaaaattctgtcatcatttactcaccctatataaatgtctttgttttaggttaaatacaaagaaagataGTTGAAAAATTGTGTGTTTAGTCCAAATAAAATGGTATGGTcacagtttgctttcctaaatatCTAACAGAACGAAGAAATGACACgaacatttttcctactatgatagtcaatggtgcctcagaattgTCGGTTgagaacattcttccaaatatctctctttgtgctcatcagaacaagaAACGTGAAACCCGTACCGCTTCTCGTTGATCATATTTGGAAATGAGATCTTTGAGTTTCTCAGCCAGGTCGCTGTTTTCTTTGCACAGTTTGTCGTTTCGGCTGCTGTGCTCCTCGATCTGAACCTGGATTCCTGTCAGGGTGCTCTGGAAATGTGTGGTGATTTCTTTCCTCTTCAGATCGTCTTCACGGCACCTCTGTAGAGTTTCTTCCTGAGCGACACAGAAGCACAACGGAGTTTAATAGGCAGCTGACGTAGATCAAGAAACATCATTTTTCACCTTTAACGTCTTGTTGTGTCTCTGCAGCTCTCGGCACAAGCCCTCCAGTTTACTGCGGGCCAGTACGGCTCGGCTGTGCTCGCTCTGGAGCTGATCTTTCTCCTTCATCACCTGGAGAAGTTTGTTTTGCAGAACCTTCAACTGTTTCTGATCAGATCGATGCTCTTGCAGCTGCGAGGTCGGGGAtgcaaaatgaaaaaagcaCCAGATCATTACTAACCCGGGATAGAATGCCTAGAAATCCCAGGCAGATCGCTGATGATCGTACTCACCAGTTCAGCGTGTTTTTTGATGAGAGCCTCCAGTTTCTGCTCCGGGGTATCCAGTTTATTCAGGCTTTGCATGAGCAGCGTGGCTTCCTTCCCTGTCATcattcacatactgtattttggTCACAGGTTGAAAGCATGAGGAGGACATCATATTCCTCGTGTGACTTACCGAGACCTTTCAGCATCTTCTTTTCCAGCTTCTGGTCTTTAGGTTTTCCTGGCTCCTTCTCGTCTGCGATGGTGCCCTCCTCAGCGTCCTCGGGTTCAGCGGGTCGGTCGGTCGTCTGATAAGTGCTGATGATGTCCTCCAGCTGCTGACTGAGAACTTCAGTGAGGTCATGAGTCACGTCTGTCTTACTGTCACCATTAGCGGGTTGTGAGCGGCTCTCCATTCTGATGTGCTCTTCCAACGGGACAGAAGGAATTCGTTGGGAGTAAATGAATTATGCatcagttaaaaaaatgtttctgttggCTATTAAAATATCTGGAACTAAGACCCGGACATGGCCTTGGACGTTTTTAAAGAAATGGACAACTAAGTTTTTCCTTTCCTTTTTTCCTTATTTTGGCTTAAGATACTATCCAATCACAacgcattttttaaaatgtattacattttatataatcaAAATGAACATAATATATTCACAAACAATCACTTTGTATCACAACATCTGCTTTCCTATCGCTTCACATTTCCACTTCACACCACTGACAATTTCTCTACAGTTGTCTCTAATATTTTTGGAAGGagaatttattataaatgtatcatTCTCTACAAAtctttcttattttgtattattctcCACATCTTTTATTGCTCTTCACCATCTTTGTCCTATTTTGTGCAATTGTctcttatgttttgtttattattctgCACAATTTTCTccaatatatatgtatatacagtctAAAATACTTTCAGATTGGACTCTTCAATAGTGTTATTATGTGTTTTCATGTTGTATTTGACCAGGTCTCCCTGGAAGAAGAGACTGCGAAGTCTGAATGGGATTTTGTATcctggttaaataaaataaaacaaataaaaaattgtgtgtACTtccattataaaaataaaaccctCTGGTGTGCTCTTTCTGATCATGAATTTCTGGAAGTTTTTCATGTGCgaatcacacacatacagtatgatataaaaatgcacattttagaaGACAGATCTGAACACGACATCAACGTGAATCTTCATGAATCAAAAGAGCTGTGGTTGTACAGTACTCTTTAGGGTTGTTTATCTCCTGAGCGATGGAGTCTGGCCCGTTCCTCTGGTTAAATATAGCTTCTCTGCTGGCCCTGATAACTCTTTACAAGCATGCCACATGGCACCTGTTCATGCTCTCTGGTCTATTTCAAGAACACAGACTCTTAATATGGTCAAAATTACTTATTTGTTgccaacattttattattttaatgactGTTCAAAGTACATGTTTAAAGATTAGATTGCACATTTAATGATAATGCATCATTTGCAAAGGTAAATAAAGAATCAACTCGACCTACACTGAAACCTTCACACATTTCAATGTATGTTTACTCTTGGTAACGTTACTATCTTTTGTTGTCAGGGattcaacaaacacacaagaacTTAATTCAGGAAGTAAGTCTGAAACTTTGTTAGATGTTCCACATATGAGATAAATGGAAACGCGCTGCATTACGCCTTTACttaacatcacataatgtaGCATTCAGAAAACAGAGATTAGAAGAGATATTTAGTCAAGTTGAGAGGGAGAATTGCAGAAACACTTACCAGCAGAATCACTGAGAGAGTGAGCAGAGGAGTTCAGAAAGTCTCTGAGCGGCTGTCAGGGCTCCAGAGCAGCTGGGACGGGTGCAGACAGACCTCAAAATACTCCAGAGGGGTC
This genomic window from Triplophysa rosa linkage group LG10, Trosa_1v2, whole genome shotgun sequence contains:
- the dusp23b gene encoding dual specificity protein phosphatase 23b isoform X1 translates to MASAPPPNFSWVDPGKVAGLAMPRMTAHYQYLLNNGIKHLVSLSERKPPYHDTCPDLTLHHIKIHDFCSPTSDQIKRFLSVVEEANAKGQGVAVHCMHGLGRTGTMLACYLVKSRKMSGIVAINEIRSIRRGSIETREQEQTVVQFYQQNKV
- the dusp23b gene encoding dual specificity protein phosphatase 23b isoform X2 encodes the protein MASAPPPNFSWVDPGKVAGLAMPRMTAHYQYLLNNGIKHLVSLSERKPPYHDTCPDLTLHHIKIHDFCSPTSDQIKRFLSVVEEANAKGQKNSLLSECGVAGSRGALYAWFRQDGDDARLLPGEKQENEWNCCYK
- the txlnbb gene encoding taxilin beta b, with the translated sequence MESRSQPANGDSKTDVTHDLTEVLSQQLEDIISTYQTTDRPAEPEDAEEGTIADEKEPGKPKDQKLEKKMLKGLGKEATLLMQSLNKLDTPEQKLEALIKKHAELLQEHRSDQKQLKVLQNKLLQVMKEKDQLQSEHSRAVLARSKLEGLCRELQRHNKTLKEETLQRCREDDLKRKEITTHFQSTLTGIQVQIEEHSSRNDKLCKENSDLAEKLKDLISKYDQREANLEKVFKHRDLQQKLQETKLAQANMLLKAAQEKHKLEKEHLLKQTAEAKLQVKHLREQENDMKTQLALYSEKFDEFQGTVSKSTGVYASFKQDMDKMAKKMKKLEKEAVTWKSRFDGCNKALLDMVTDKAIKEKEFELHTLKTQKLEKLCRVLQDERKTLHEKLQKSTADTTVSTETVGDAEATEEKVVPSTEAVTQDAPTQPTCSSPAPETPLTHELASLKTEKARLQELAASFTIRRHLPPEAYEDDSCERSESTDVTRDLDADIQQNFAQETDDTLSEEHQEIRDKDMESVD